The following proteins come from a genomic window of Salvia hispanica cultivar TCC Black 2014 chromosome 4, UniMelb_Shisp_WGS_1.0, whole genome shotgun sequence:
- the LOC125223875 gene encoding extra-large guanine nucleotide-binding protein 1-like — protein MATVVEDAVEYSFAMEYLGPPITRELPRAVPINVDRIPVASVVSPLPFSGSLSLPVVHPIGMKLTKDLKLSSVSPTSVIVLNHEVSEGSYNKDTDASVSPNNASPQSEIETENPKVNDISGELSSDFECCNRDDVLSGVDEFVGGVGSSELESSNACKESLDFNESNRTDWESNESGLSVGCLSSRVGNQDSGGGGGGDGRRASLVTFCDIESDDENVNEDYRRSKPEVVEMKKEPAGKVRKGACYRCMKGSRFTEKEVCMVCDAKYCSNCVLRAMGSMPEGRKCVTCIGYPISESKRASLGKCSRMLKRLLNDLEVKQVMKAEKFCEVNQLPPEYICVNGVPLYHDELVMLQSCPNPPKKLKPGNYWYDKVSGLWGKEGQKPLQIISPHLNVGGPIKADASKGNTQVYINGREITKVELRMLKLAGVQCAGNPHFWVNEDGSYQEEGQNNTKGFIWGKAGTKLLCAVLSLPVPSKSSYPCGEQISSSDYLEQRVIKKLLLIGYSGSGTSTIFKQARILYKDIPFSEDEREHIKLIIQSHVYSYIGILLEGRERFEEESLNELRQNQSCGTTLAGHDDANGEETPYSICPRLKAFSDWLLKINASGTLEEIFPAASREYAPLVQELCSSAAFQATYKRRHELESLPSVSSYFLEQAVEIVKPDYKPSDLDILYAEHVTSSNGLACIEFSFPEPVYDGDMDSGDMHDSLLRYQLIRMQAKGFGENCKWLEMLEDVRIVIFCVSLSDYDQFALDGDGNRVNKMMLSKKLFENMVTHPTFDQMEFLLLLNKFDLFEEKIEQVPLTTCEWFDDFHPVISRNRSNSNNANHPTLGQLGFHYVAVKFKRLYASLTGRKLYASGVKALEPVSVDAALKYAREVLNWDEERPNGCLSEYSIYSTDASSFSH, from the exons ATGGCGACTGTTGTGGAAGATGCGGTGGAATATTCCTTCGCGATGGAATATCTCGGCCCTCCGATCACCCGTGAGCTGCCGCGTGCCGTGCCTATCAATGTGGATCGGATTCCGGTGGCCTCCGTCGTCTCCCCGCTCCCCTTTTCCGGCAGCTTGTCTCTGCCGGTGGTGCACCCTATCGGCATGAAGCTAACCAAGGATTTGAAATTGAGCTCCGTTTCGCCGACTTCGGTGATTGTTTTGAATCATGAGGTGAGTGAGGGTTCTTACAATAAAGACACTGATGCTAGCGTTTCTCCTAATAATGCATCGCCACAAAGTGAAATTGAAACTGAAAATCCTAAAGTTAATGACATATCTGGTGAATTGAGTAGTGATTTCGAGTGTTGCAATCGTGATGATGTGTTGAGTGGAGTTGATGAGTTTGTTGGTGGGGTTGGGAGCTCAGAGTTAGAGTCTTCGAATGCTTGCAAGGAGAGCTTAGATTTCAACGAGTCGAACAGAACGGACTGGGAGTCGAATGAGTCGGGTTTGAGCGTTGGTTGTCTTTCCTCGAGGGTTGGGAATCAAGATtctggtggtggtggtggtggtgatgggAGGCGAGCGTCACTGGTGACGTTTTGTGATATTGAGTCGGACGATGAGAATGTTAACGAGGACTACAGGCGTTCTAAGCCTGAGGTGGTCGAAATGAAGAAAGAGCCTGCGGGAAAGGTCAGGAAAGGAGCGTGCTATCGGTGCATGAAAGGAAGCCGGTTCACGGAGAAGGAGGTGTGCATGGTTTGTGATGCTAAGTATTGTAGTAATTGTGTGCTTAGAGCAATGGGGTCGATGCCTGAGGGTAGGAAGTGTGTGACTTGCATTGGCTACCCCATTAGTGAATCGAAGCGTGCCTCTTTGGGAAAATGCTCGAGAATGCTCAAGCGATTGCTTAATGATCTGGAGGTTAAGCAGGTGATGAAAGCTGAGAAATTTTGTGAGGTGAATCAGTTGCCGCCTGAGTATATCTGTGTAAATGGTGTGCCTCTATATCATGATGAGCTTGTCATGCTCCAGAGCTGTCCTAATCCACCGAAGAAGCTCAAGCCGGGAAACTATTGGTATGACAAAGTATCAGGTCTTTGGGGAAAG GAAGGGCAGAAGCCCTTACAAATTATTAGTCCCCATCTCAATGTTGGGGGTCCTATTAAAGCAGACGCTAGCAAAGGGAACACTCAAGTTTACATAAATGGTCGTGAGATCACCAAAGTGGAATTGCGCATGTTAAAG ttagcAGGAGTTCAATGTGCTGGAAATCCACATTTTTGGGTGAATGAAGATGGTTCATACCAAGAGGAGGGACAGAACAATACAAAAGGCTTTATATGGGGCAAG GCTGGAACGAAGCTGCTTTGTGCTGTTCTTTCTCTCCCAGTTCCCTCTAAATCATCTTATCCTTGCGGAGAACAAATATCTAGCTCAGATTATCTCGAGCAGAGAGTGATTAAGAAGCTTCTTCTGATTGGATATAGTGGATCTGGAACAAGTACCATTTTTAAACAG gCTAGAATTCTTTATAAAGACATACCCTTTTCCGAGGATGAGCGGGAacacattaaattaatcatcCAGAGCCATGTGTATAGCTATATTGGGATACTGCTTGAGGGCCGTGAAcgatttgaagaagaaagtttGAATGAATTGAGGCAAAATCAGTCTTGTGGCACAACTCTTGCAG GACATGATGATGCCAATGGTGAAGAGACTCCTTATTCAATTTGTCCCCGACTGAAGGCATTTTCAGATTGGCTACTTAAAATCAATGCATCGGGAACTCTGGAAGAAATATTCCCTGCTGCTAGTCGGGAATATGCGCCACTAGTTCAGGAGTTGTGTAGTAGTGCTGCTTTCCAGGCAACTTACAAACGAAGACATGAATTGGAAAGCCTCCCCAGTGTTTCAAGTTACTTCCTAGAGCAG GCTGTTGAAATAGTGAAACCAGATTACAAACCATCTGATTTGGATATCCTTTATGCTGAACATGTTACTTCGTCCAATGGGCTGGCTTGCATTGAGTTTTCTTTCCCTGAGCCAGTATATGATGGTGATATGGATAGTGGGGATATGCATGATTCCCTGCTCAG ATATCAGCTGATCAGGATGCAGGCGAAAGGCTTTGGAGAAAACTGCAAGTGGCTGGAGATGCTTGAAGATGTCCGGATCGTTATTTTTTGTGTCTCTCTAAGTGACTATGATCAGTTTGCTCTTGATGGTGATGGAAACAGAGTGAACAAGATGATGTTGAGCAAAAAGTTGTTTGAGAACATGGTCACTCACCCAACGTTTGATCAGATGGAATTCCTTCTCCTCTTAAACAAATTCGACTTGTTTGAGGAAAAGATCGAGCAAGTTCCTCTGACTACATGTGAGTGGTTTGATGATTTCCATCCGGTGATCAGTCGCAACCGCTCCAACAGCAACAACGCAAATCATCCAACCCTGGGGCAGTTGGGTTTTCACTATGTTGCTGTGAAGTTCAAAAGGCTGTACGCGTCCCTGACAGGAAGAAAGCTGTATGCATCGGGGGTGAAGGCTCTGGAGCCTGTGAGTGTAGACGCAGCGCTGAAATATGCAAGAGAGGTATTGAACTGGGACGAGGAGAGGCCAAATGGTTGCCTGAGTGAATATTCGATTTATAGCACGGATGCAAGCTCGTTTTCTCATTGA